A genome region from Hevea brasiliensis isolate MT/VB/25A 57/8 chromosome 7, ASM3005281v1, whole genome shotgun sequence includes the following:
- the LOC110650351 gene encoding probable protein phosphatase 2C 80 → MPSGFLVKLNFGFTTAIIARNSASLLSNNPARFSVKRSLGAYSMAASSSKPVFGDVHIDDIITTCGNVLEFSKPSGVYFADRSRATCLKASMRMRNGELPNSRLICGYSSFDASNFVLGPFSKNFHTMPSSQFSAGAARDVSFDGNSREEQLGNSTVVSGQTLKLLSGSCYLPHPDKEETRGEDAHFICADQQAIGVADGVGGWADVGINAGEYARELMSNSVSAIQEEPVGSVDPAKVLEKAHSSTKAKGSSTACIIALTNEGIHAVNLGDSGFMVVRDGCTVFQSPVQQHGFNFTYQLESGSSGDLPSSGQVFTFPVSPGDVIIAGTDGLFDNLYNNEVTAVVVHAVRAGLGPQVTAQKIAALARQRAQDRNRQTPFSSAAQDAGFRYYGGKLDDITVVVSYIAISNKV, encoded by the exons ATGCCATCTGGGTTCCTCGTGAAGCTGAATTTTGGATTTACGACGGCTATAATTGCTAGAAATTCAGCTTCTTTATTATCCAATAACCCTGCTCGATTTTCAGTAAAGCGTTCTCTTGGTGCATATTCTATGGCTGCCTCTAGTTCTAAGCCTGTGTTTGGTGATGTTCATATTGATGATATTATTACCACTTGTGGAAATGTATTGGAATTTTCGAAACCTAGCGGTGTTTATTTCGCGGATAGAAGTCGAGCCACTTGCCTAAAAGCGAGCATGAGAATGAGAAATGGGGAGCTGCCTAATAGTCGTCTGATTTGTGGGTACTCTTCGTTTGATGCGAGTAATTTTGTTCTTGGACCATTTTCGAAAAACTTCCATACCATGCCTTCTTCGCAATTCTCTGCTGGGGCTGCTCGTGATGTGTCATTTGATGGGAATTCTCGTGAGGAACAGCTGGGAAACTCCACTGTGGTATCTGGCCA AACCTTGAAGCTACTCTCAGGATCATGTTACTTGCCACATCCTGATAAGGAAGAAACACGTGGGGAAGATGCTCACTTTATATGTGCAGATCAACAAGCCATTGGTGTGGCAGATGGAGTAGGCGGCTGGGCAGATGTAGGAATTAATGCAGGAGAATATGCAAGGGAGCTTATGTCTAATTCGGTAAGTGCAATTCAAGAGGAGCCCGTGGGTTCAGTAGACCCAGCCAAGGTGCTAGAGAAGGCACACTCGAGCACAAAGGCTAAGGGTTCGTCAACAGCCTGCATCATTGCCCTTACAAATgag GGAATACATGCTGTTAATCTAGGAGACAGTGGATTTATGGTAGTCAGAGATGGATGCACTGTATTCCAATCCCCGGTGCAGCAGCATGGCTTCAATTTTACATACCAACTAGAGAGTGGCAGCAGTGGTGATCTACCCAGCTCTGGCCAG GTTTTCACATTTCCTGTTTCTCCGGGTGATGTAATAATTGCTGGAACAGACGGATTATTTGACAACTTGTATAACAATGAGGTTACTGCTGTTGTTGTTCATGCGGTAAGAGCTGGGTTAGGGCCTCAAGTAACAGCCCAGAAGATTGCAGCTTTGGCACGTCAACGGGCACAAGATAGGAACCGACAAACACCTTTTTCTTCTGCTGCTCAAGATGCTGGATTCCGCTACTATGGTGGCAAACTTGATGATATCACTGTTGTTGTGTCATACAtagcaatctctaacaaagtgtga
- the LOC110653705 gene encoding vicilin-like seed storage protein At2g18540, which yields MFQKASIMPCSLLSFVLLLSLCCTLRAETFREAEHGSAGMRPSMVKKEQRKSLMVTEYGEISAVDISSGTRGAYHLEFMTLEPNSLFLPVLLHADMVFYVKAGSGKLSWAEEGREMKRVNLKTGDVYRLRPGSIFFMQSSLEPELQKLRIYAIYSKTDEDPPIGAYCSIRDLVLGFDKKLLLSAFKVLLNRCFKVPADVIEEMIGAMRPPAIVPAMQKKKSIFLELEARFTKALTGNKDGSFFSINGGNKKTKTFNILDAEPDFENCNGWSVTVDRGDLKSLSGSNIGVFMVNLNKGSMMGPHWNPMATDIAIVLHGQGMVKVACSSNLNETKCKNTRFRVEEGAVFAVPRFYPMAQMSFNNDSFVFMGFITSTRKNYPQFLAGKSTVLQTLNKQILALSFNVTDTTIDEFLAPQQGEIILECTSCAEDEDILMKEETERERQEEERKREEEERKREEEEERKREEARKKEERKREEEKIREEEEAQRKEDKAREREEEEKRRQEQERRERAQKAAERRQKEKKRREEPARKEEEKARREEIERQMKQREEEEEEEARKERKREERGGEGQPKEQKQREKTRGRRRN from the exons ATGTTTCAAAAAGCTTCAATTATGCCTTGTTCACTCTTATCATTCGTCCTTTTGCTTTCCCTTTGTTGCACTCTTCGTGCGGAGACTTTCAGGGAAGCGGAACATGGTTCTGCTGGGATGAGACCTTCTATGGTGAAAAAGGAACAGAGGAAATCTTTAATGGTGACAGAATACGGAGAGATCTCAGCCGTTGATATCTCTAGTGGAACAAGAGGTGCTTACCATCTTGAGTTTATGACGTTGGAGCCTAATTCCTTGTTTCTTCCTGTTCTTCTTCATGCTGACATGGTATTTTATGTGAAAGCag GGAGTGGGAAGCTGAGTTGGGCTGAAGAAGGAAGAGAAATGAAGAGGGTGAATTTAAAGACAGGAGATGTGTATAGGCTACGTCCAGGCTCAATTTTCTTTATGCAAAGTAGCTTGGAGCCAGAACTACAGAAGCTGAGGATTTATGCTATCTATTCAAAGACAGATGAAGAT CCACCCATTGGAGCATACTGTAGCATTAGAGATTTGGTCCTTGGTTTTGATAAGAAACTCCTCCTATCAGCTTTCAAGGTACT CTTAAACCGGTGTTTTAAGGTTCCTGCTGATGTAATAGAAGAAATGATTGGTGCGATGAGGCCACCAGCCATAGTCCCTGCTATGCAAAAGAAGAAATCAATATTTTTGGAGCTAGAAGCTAGATTTACAAAAGCTCTTACTGGCAACAAAGATGGTTCCTTCTTTAGCATCAATGGTGGGAACAAGAAAACTAAGACATTCAACATTCTAGATGCTGAGCCAGATTTTGAGAACTGTAATGGGTGGAGCGTTACTGTAGACAGAGGAGACTTGAAATCGCTAAGTGGTTCCAATATTGGTGTTTTCATGGTGAACTTGAACAAG GGATCGATGATGGGACCACACTGGAACCCAATGGCTACTGATATAGCAATAGTTTTACACGGACAAGGGATGGTAAAGGTGGCTTGCTCTAgcaatttaaatgaaacaaagtgCAAAAACACAAGGTTCAGGGTTGAGGAAGGAGCCGTTTTTGCTGTACCTAGATTCTATCCTATGGCTCAAATGTCTTTTAACAATGATTCATTTGTTTTTATGGGATTTATCACATCAACAAGGAAAAATTACCCTCAATTTCTAGCTGGGAAAAGCACAGTCCTCCAAACTTTGAACAAACAGATCTTGGCCTTGTCCTTCAATGTTACTGACACAACAATTGATGAGTTCTTGGCTCCTCAGCAGGGTGAAATCATATTGGAGTGCACTTCTTGTGCCGAGGACGAGGATATCTTAATGAAGGAAGAAACGGAAAGAGAAAGGcaggaagaggaaagaaagagggaagaggaagaaaggaagagagaagaagaggaagaaaggaagagggaggaagctaggaagaaagaagaaagaaaacgaGAGGAAGAGAAAATAAGAGAAGAGGAAGAGGCACAGAGAAAGGAAGACAAGGCAAGGGaacgggaagaagaagaaaagaggagacaaGAACAAGAAAGACGGGAAAGAGCACAAAAAGCAGCAGAAAGAaggcaaaaggaaaagaaaagacgaGAAGAACCAGCcagaaaggaggaagaaaaagccAGGAGAGAGGAAATAGAAAGGCAAATGAAacaaagggaagaagaagaagaagaagaagctagaaaGGAGAGGAAAAGAGAAGAACGAGGTGGTGAAGGCCAACCTAAAGAGCAGAAACAGAGAGAAAAAACCAGAGGAAGAAGAAGGAACTAG